Proteins found in one Candidatus Hinthialibacter antarcticus genomic segment:
- a CDS encoding amino acid adenylation domain-containing protein, whose protein sequence is MKIGDFNFLANDVEKSDLLEQMRAFNDNQTDYPRDKSVHALFVEIAAQSPDAIALADDEQEYTYRQLDEASNRIARFLIGLELPPEPFIAFMLEKSFEMMSVVLGALKAGGAYFPIDSDTPLERMKYMLNDARAPVLFSEKRFIRDINILQWECPYLQTVVCADSDDFFGEIETQGEFMREDVWDYVGSTMFDDISGGGWKSSYTGDWLDREVMDEYGDNVLIKLKPMLKPDSRILEIGCSSGISMFRLAPLAGHYCGTDLSNEILNWTRNECERRGANNIRLVHLPAHDTDKLEEDQFDFVIINSVLQCFSGHNYFRDVLRKAVDTMSDEGYIFLGNVWDQDLRDQFIQSLLQYQREQAQRGDRTTIEHAEALFLNRDFFSDLRVDMPEIESIEFSFMLGEHKSELSEYGYDALIRINKKKPTAASPPQRHKNQLDQRAYAELACGPIDECSGPRNLAYIMYTSGTTGRPKGVMIEHRSIVRLVCNTNHIEFTANDRILQTGAIAFDASTLEFWGALLHGGRLCRPAKHAILDAAELKRLLKKHQTTMIWLTSSLFNQMVETNIDMFDGLRMLFTGGEKLSPRHITMTRRRFPQLVIWNCYGPTENTTFTTTFKIDQDYDSDIPIGRPVSNSCVVVLDENFELTPVGVPGEICTGGDGLARGYLNAPELDAEKFITSPMPSGERLYRTGDLGRWRSDGVVEYLGRIDDQVKIRGHRIEPLEIENVLRELGVIKEAVVLVKELRDGQLLLAAYFTSDETQDVSNLRESLKHSLPDFMVPGHFLQLDSFPLSQNGKVDRNALPDPGELNMAPGRDYEAPQNEMEAQLAAAWAEALEYQNPSVHDNFFDSGGHSLKISKLVSRIHQRTGVVVPLATIFDRPTIRQLASALMDYAKFGCKEIDEPRVLLNAAGGKANLFAFPPGTGDAAGFMQIALQLKQVAFYGFNFIEHENRLSKYVDLVEEIDADGPYILFGYSSGGNLAYHAAREFEQRGKTVSDIIMVDSGRKMEPMQFEKQEVEDVISGFLSHESNRPYLTNAVLVEKARRIILSAYHYFERSVDHHQVKTNIHLLLCDGSHDVYTDNFGRVLSNKRGWADVTSGTFQTYQGVGGHNDLLYSPYVEDNAKILSGIIEKILGVKG, encoded by the coding sequence ATGAAGATAGGCGATTTTAATTTCTTGGCGAATGATGTGGAAAAAAGCGATTTGCTAGAGCAGATGCGCGCCTTTAACGATAATCAAACTGATTATCCCCGCGATAAAAGCGTCCACGCGCTGTTTGTTGAGATCGCGGCGCAATCGCCGGACGCAATCGCATTGGCGGATGATGAACAGGAATATACCTACCGCCAACTCGACGAAGCCTCGAACCGCATCGCGCGTTTTTTGATCGGGCTGGAACTCCCGCCGGAGCCATTCATCGCGTTTATGCTCGAAAAAAGTTTTGAAATGATGTCGGTCGTGCTGGGCGCTCTTAAAGCGGGCGGCGCGTATTTTCCGATTGATTCCGATACGCCGCTGGAGCGGATGAAGTACATGTTGAACGACGCCCGGGCGCCGGTTTTGTTTTCAGAAAAGCGCTTCATTCGCGACATCAACATCTTGCAGTGGGAATGCCCATATTTGCAAACTGTCGTTTGCGCCGATAGTGACGACTTTTTCGGCGAGATCGAAACGCAGGGCGAGTTTATGCGAGAAGACGTGTGGGATTATGTCGGCTCCACCATGTTTGATGATATTTCCGGCGGCGGCTGGAAGAGCAGCTACACCGGCGATTGGCTTGATCGCGAGGTGATGGACGAATACGGCGACAATGTGTTAATCAAATTGAAACCGATGCTCAAACCCGACTCGCGCATTTTGGAAATCGGCTGTTCGTCCGGCATCAGCATGTTTCGCCTGGCGCCGTTGGCGGGGCATTATTGCGGTACGGACCTCTCAAATGAAATTTTAAACTGGACGCGCAACGAATGTGAACGGCGCGGCGCGAATAATATTCGTTTGGTCCATTTGCCCGCGCATGACACCGACAAGTTGGAAGAAGACCAATTTGATTTCGTCATCATCAACAGCGTGTTGCAATGTTTTAGCGGGCACAATTATTTTCGCGATGTGCTGCGTAAAGCCGTCGATACAATGAGCGATGAGGGATACATTTTTCTCGGCAACGTGTGGGACCAAGACCTCAGAGACCAATTTATCCAATCGCTATTACAGTATCAACGCGAACAGGCGCAGCGCGGCGACCGCACCACCATTGAACATGCGGAAGCATTGTTTTTGAATCGCGACTTTTTCAGCGATCTGCGCGTGGACATGCCGGAGATTGAGTCCATCGAGTTTTCCTTCATGCTTGGCGAGCACAAAAGTGAATTGTCAGAATATGGCTATGATGCATTAATCCGTATAAATAAAAAAAAGCCAACTGCCGCATCGCCGCCGCAGCGCCATAAAAACCAGCTTGACCAGCGGGCTTACGCGGAACTTGCCTGCGGCCCGATAGACGAATGCAGCGGGCCAAGAAACCTCGCGTATATTATGTATACCTCCGGCACCACCGGGCGGCCTAAAGGAGTGATGATCGAACACCGCTCTATCGTGCGCCTCGTTTGCAATACGAACCACATCGAATTCACCGCAAATGACCGCATTCTTCAAACCGGGGCGATTGCGTTTGACGCCTCCACGCTAGAATTTTGGGGCGCGTTGTTGCACGGCGGGCGCTTGTGCCGCCCCGCCAAACACGCCATTCTCGACGCCGCCGAATTAAAGCGGCTGCTAAAAAAACACCAGACGACAATGATCTGGCTTACCTCAAGTTTGTTCAACCAGATGGTTGAAACCAACATTGATATGTTTGACGGTCTGCGAATGTTGTTCACCGGCGGCGAAAAACTTTCACCGCGCCACATCACGATGACGCGGCGCCGCTTTCCTCAACTTGTAATCTGGAATTGTTACGGCCCGACCGAAAACACGACGTTTACAACGACTTTTAAGATTGATCAGGATTATGACAGCGATATCCCCATCGGGCGCCCGGTTTCGAATAGCTGTGTCGTGGTTCTCGATGAAAATTTTGAACTCACGCCCGTCGGCGTTCCGGGAGAGATTTGCACTGGCGGCGATGGGCTGGCGCGGGGGTATCTCAACGCGCCTGAGTTGGATGCGGAAAAATTTATTACTAGTCCAATGCCGTCTGGCGAGCGCTTGTATCGAACGGGCGACCTGGGGCGCTGGCGTTCAGACGGCGTGGTGGAATATCTGGGCCGGATCGACGATCAGGTGAAGATTCGCGGACACCGCATCGAGCCGCTGGAAATTGAAAACGTATTGCGTGAACTTGGCGTGATTAAAGAAGCGGTGGTGTTGGTCAAAGAATTGCGCGATGGTCAATTGTTGCTCGCTGCCTATTTCACCTCGGATGAAACCCAAGACGTGAGCAATTTGCGCGAATCGCTCAAACATTCGCTGCCGGACTTTATGGTACCCGGTCATTTTTTGCAACTGGATTCGTTTCCCTTGTCGCAAAACGGCAAGGTAGACCGAAACGCCTTGCCTGACCCGGGTGAATTAAACATGGCGCCGGGGCGCGATTATGAAGCGCCCCAAAATGAGATGGAGGCGCAACTGGCGGCGGCTTGGGCCGAAGCGCTCGAATATCAAAACCCGAGCGTACACGATAACTTTTTTGATTCAGGCGGACATAGCCTGAAAATATCAAAACTGGTTTCGCGCATCCACCAACGTACAGGCGTGGTGGTTCCATTGGCGACAATTTTTGATCGCCCCACCATTCGCCAACTGGCTTCGGCGTTGATGGACTATGCGAAATTCGGCTGCAAAGAAATTGATGAGCCGCGCGTCTTGTTAAACGCCGCCGGAGGCAAGGCCAACCTGTTTGCGTTTCCACCGGGGACGGGCGACGCGGCGGGGTTTATGCAAATCGCGCTACAGCTGAAACAGGTCGCATTTTACGGTTTCAACTTTATCGAACACGAAAACCGCTTGTCGAAATATGTTGACCTTGTTGAAGAGATCGACGCGGACGGCCCTTATATATTGTTCGGCTATTCATCCGGCGGAAACCTGGCCTATCACGCGGCGCGTGAATTTGAACAACGCGGAAAAACCGTCAGTGATATCATCATGGTGGATTCTGGCCGTAAAATGGAGCCGATGCAATTTGAAAAACAGGAAGTGGAAGATGTGATTTCAGGCTTTTTGTCGCATGAAAGCAACCGTCCCTATTTGACGAATGCGGTGTTGGTCGAAAAAGCGCGTCGAATCATTCTGAGCGCATATCACTACTTTGAGCGCTCGGTCGATCATCATCAGGTGAAGACGAATATCCATCTTTTGTTGTGCGATGGTTCTCACGATGTGTATACAGACAACTTTGGCCGCGTCTTGTCAAACAAGCGGGGATGGGCGGACGTAACAAGCGGGACGTTTCAGACTTACCAGGGCGTTGGCGGGCATAATGATTTGCTCTATAGCCCGTATGTTGAAGACAATGCAAAAATCCTGTCCGGCATCATTGAGAAAATATTAGGCGTAAAAGGATAG
- the ectB gene encoding diaminobutyrate--2-oxoglutarate transaminase: MMEIFERIESNVRSYCRAFPVVFDKAQGPFVYDVSGKRYIDFFCGAGTMNYGHNNPRMKNAVIEYLQHDGIMHSLDMFTAAKQRYLERLESIILQPRKMDYKAQFVAPSGANAVEAALKLARLATGRSNIVAFTNGYHGLSAGALAVTGNAFYRREEYINRQDVVFMPFDGYMGPGVDTLDYFERKLDDPGSGLGLPAAVVIETIQAEGGVRVASHEWLRRLQTICRRHEILIIVDDVQVGNGRAGYYFSFEPVGIEPDMVAFSKAVSGFGLPMAMLFLRPHLDLWKPGEHTGTFRGNNLAFVAATEALTYWQDDAFAASINKTGELLQSLLTSIKTTYQDFNFELRGCGMIYGLDLKNAELARALARRAFDEGVMIELCGAKSTVVKFLPCLTIEEEVLREGVSVIQACLTALLGEERFAHLRQSRAKVV; encoded by the coding sequence ATGATGGAAATTTTTGAACGGATTGAATCCAATGTGCGTTCGTATTGCCGGGCGTTTCCGGTTGTGTTTGATAAAGCCCAAGGCCCCTTTGTGTATGACGTCAGCGGCAAGCGCTACATTGATTTCTTTTGCGGCGCCGGGACCATGAACTATGGGCACAACAACCCTCGCATGAAGAACGCTGTGATCGAGTATTTGCAACACGACGGAATCATGCACTCGCTGGATATGTTCACGGCGGCGAAACAGCGCTATCTCGAACGCCTGGAGAGCATCATTCTTCAGCCGCGCAAGATGGATTACAAAGCGCAGTTCGTCGCGCCGTCGGGCGCCAATGCGGTTGAGGCGGCGTTGAAGTTGGCGCGGCTGGCGACTGGCCGCAGCAACATTGTCGCCTTCACCAACGGTTATCACGGGCTTTCGGCGGGCGCGTTGGCAGTGACCGGCAATGCGTTTTACCGGCGTGAGGAATACATCAATCGACAGGACGTTGTCTTCATGCCGTTTGACGGCTATATGGGCCCCGGCGTTGATACGCTCGACTATTTTGAGCGCAAATTAGACGACCCTGGCAGCGGCCTCGGTTTGCCCGCTGCGGTCGTGATTGAAACCATCCAGGCGGAGGGCGGGGTGCGGGTTGCGTCGCATGAGTGGCTGCGGCGCTTACAAACCATCTGCCGCCGACATGAGATTTTAATCATCGTCGACGATGTACAGGTCGGCAACGGACGCGCTGGGTATTACTTCAGCTTCGAGCCAGTCGGCATTGAGCCTGACATGGTGGCGTTTTCAAAAGCGGTGAGCGGCTTCGGCCTGCCGATGGCGATGTTGTTCCTACGCCCCCATCTCGATCTATGGAAACCCGGCGAGCACACCGGAACCTTTCGCGGCAATAACCTGGCGTTTGTCGCCGCTACGGAAGCGCTTACATATTGGCAAGACGACGCATTCGCTGCTTCGATCAACAAGACCGGCGAACTGCTGCAATCATTATTAACATCAATTAAGACCACCTATCAGGATTTCAATTTTGAATTGCGCGGCTGCGGTATGATCTACGGGTTGGATTTGAAAAATGCGGAACTGGCGCGGGCGCTAGCGCGTCGCGCGTTTGATGAAGGCGTGATGATTGAACTGTGCGGCGCCAAAAGCACGGTGGTGAAATTTCTACCGTGTCTGACTATTGAAGAGGAAGTTTTGCGCGAAGGCGTTTCAGTGATTCAGGCTTGTTTGACGGCGTTGTTGGGTGAAGAGCGCTTTGCGCATTTGCGCCAAAGCCGCGCCAAAGTGGTTTAG